CTGAGGCGCTGGAACCCTACGGCGTGCAGTTCATCGGCATGAACACCCAGGACACGGTCGAGGACGCACGTGCGTTCATGGACGAGATGGGAGGACTGCCCTACCCGAGCGTGCTGGATCCCGACGGCCGCTGGGCGGTGGAGTGGGGGACCTTCGGCGTGCCGGAGACCTTCGTGATCGACACGGCGGGCCGTATCCGGGCCAAGCGGATCGGTGAGCTGACCGAGGGCTGGATCGTCGACGCCGTGGGTCCACTGGTCGGCGCACCATGACCGCTCTCGGCCGGTCCTCACGCATGGCGCGACCGCTGCTGGTCGCCATCGCCGTCCTCGTCCTGCTCGGCGCAGCCGGCCTGGGGCTGTGGGCAGCGACCGACTCGCCGACGGCGACCCCCGAGCAGCAGGTCATGACGATCGCCGCGTCGCTGCGCTGCCCCACGTGTCAAGGGCTGTCGGTGGCCGACTCCGCCGCGCCGATCGCGGTGAGCATGCGCGAGATCATCACCGAGCAGGTCGCCGAAGGCCGCACGCCTGAGGAGATCCGCGGCTACTTCGTGGCGCGGTACAGCGAGTGGATCCTGCTGTCGCCGTCCACCGACGGGCTCGGTTGGCTGGTCTGGGGCCTACCCGTCATGGCTGTCCTCGGAGGCGCAGGCGTCGCGGTCTCCTTCACCAGGCGGCGTCCCACCGCGGTGTCGGCGGCGGATCGCATGCACGCAAGCGAACTGGTGACCCTGCACGGGGAGGGACGGCTCGCGTTGCCGCAGACCCCCGCCGGTGAGCGGCTGGACGCTGCGCTGGATCTCGCCACCGAGGTCGTCGAGGGCGGCGACGCGACCTCGGACGCCCACCACGCCGCCCTGACACGGGTGGCCGCGGCGATCGCCGCGCAGCGCCGTGGATCCACAGCACCCACCACCGTGGCGCGGCGTGGGCGGGCCGCGATCGTCGGTACGTCGGTCAGGGGCGATGCCCCCGTCCGTCGGAGGCTTGCATGGGCAGGCGGAACGGTGGCGTTCGGCGTGTTCGTGACCGGCCTGTTGGCCATCAACCTCGCGCCTCGTGGCGATGGCGAGCTCCCCACGGGCAACCTTCCGGTCGCCGCACCAGCCGGCCCCAACGCCACCGCCGAGATCGACGCGCTGCGTGCCGCCGTCGACCAGGACCCGTCGGACCTCCCGGCTCGGCTGGACCTGGCCGCCCAGCTCATCCAGGTCGGGGACAGCGGTGGGGCGCGCACCCAGGCGCGGGCGGTGCTGGATCAGGCACCTGACCATCCCGACGGGCTGCTGCTGCTCGGACTCTCCCTGACCACTGATGGATCACCGGTCGCACCCCAGACCCTGCAGCGCTTCCTGGATGCCGCCCCAGCCGATCACCCAGGGATCCCCCTGGCACGATCGCTGCTGGAGTCGCAGTGAGAACATGGGGGCACCGACAGCTCGCGATGTGGGTCCTGCTCGCGGTCACCGTCAGTGCCTGCGCCCCGACAGGTGACCCTGCCGCCCCGTCGACGGTTGCCGCCGACGGACCCCCGGCCGACACACTGGCCGTCGGACTGACCGACTTCGCGATCGCCACTTCCGCTGATCGTGTCGTCGACGGGACCGTCACACTGGAGGTCACCAACGCCGGGGCGACCGCCCATGACCTGCGGATCGCTGGGGACCGCGCCGACTTGCGCACCGACGTGCTGCCGCCCGGTGGGACGACCACCATCACGGTCACGACCGCAGGCGAGGACGCCCTCACGTTGCGGTGCACGCTGCCGGGCCACCGCCGGCAGGGGATGGAGACCTCTTTGTCGGTCACGACGGAGCCGCCACCCTGATCTGCTGCGGCACTCGTTGAACCGGGTGGGTTCAGGGGAGCAGCAGTGCGTCGGTGAAGGTCCGTAGGAGCGGTTCGGCAACCACCCCGGTTGCGACGGTGGCCACGACCGCGATGCCGGTGGCGACCGCCGCACTCGTGCCGAGGACCGGTACGGGTCCCGGCGCGGGCTCGAAGTAGCCGGGACCCAGCACTCGTGCGTAGTAGGCGAGGGAGATGACGGAGTTGATGACGGCCAGGACGGCCAGCCAGGTGTAGCCGGCGTCGATGGTGGCGGCGAACAGCGCGAGCTTGCCCGCGAACCCGCCGAGCGGGGGGATGCCGACCATCGAGAGGAAGGCGATGACGAGCCCGGTGAACAGCCACGGCCGGGTGCGGGCCAGCCCGGCGTAGTCGGCCAGGTCGGTGCGGCCGCGGAGCTCCACGACGACGCCGAAGGCGGCGAGGTTGGCCGCGGCGTAGGCGGCGAGGAAGAGCAGCAGGGACGGGATGGCGAGGTCGCTTCGGCCGAGCGCAACGGGGGCCATGAGGGCGTAGCCGGTCTGTGACACCGCTGACCAGCCGAGCAGACGGCGGACGTCGGTCTGCCACAGCGCGGCCAGGTTGCCGAGGGTCATGGTGGCGGCGGCGATGAGGGCGATGGCGGGCCGCCAGCCCACGGGGGCGTCGGCGAGCAGCGCGGCGATGCGGGCGATGGCGATGATCCCGCCGACCTTCGGTGCGGTCAGCAGGAAGGCCGCCGCGGGTGCGGGCGCGCCCTCGGCGACATCGGGTACCCACGGGTGCACGGGCACGGCGCCGACCTTGAACGCCATGCCGAGGAGCAGCAGTCCGGTGCCGGCCAGCACCCCGAGCGGATCGGCGCCTGGGAGCGTCTGTGACAGCCCGGGGTAGGTGGTGGTGGTGCCGAGGCCGAACAGCAGCACCACGCCGACCAGCATCAGGGCGTTGGTGAGGGCGCCCAGCAGGTAGTACTTGATCGCGGCCTCGCCCGACTCCTTGGACTGGCGGTGGTAGGCGGCCAGGACGTAGCCGGTGACGGAGGACAGCAGCAGTCCCAGCACCAGCTCCATGAGGTCGGCTGCGCCGGCCAGCAGCACCGCACCGAGGGTGGCGAACAGCAGCATCGTCTGCAGCTCGCCGGCCCGGTCGTCGCTGCGGAACCACTCGGTGGTCAGTCCGACGGTGATGGCGGCCACGGCCAGGACGATGAGCTTGCCGACGACGGCGGTGCCGTCCAGTGCGTAGGTGTCGAAGAACCCGATCCGCTGGACGGCGCCGAGCTGTGGGACGGTGGTCGCGGCGGCGACGCCGATGACGATGAGGGACAGCCACGGGGCGTGGTGCTGCAGGCGCCGCGGGGTGAACAGTGCGGTGATGAGCACGACGACGGCGCCGGCCAGCAGCACGATCTCCGGGACGACCTCGCCGGCCGCCGCTGCCATGTCCATCTCCACGCTCGGTCAGCCTCCCATCGCGCGGGTCGCGGACTCGATCGGGCTGAGCAGCCACCGTGGGTAGACGCCGATGACGATGACGAGGGCCAACAGGACGGCCAGCGACGCCGTCTCGACACGGCCCACGTCGGTCCAGTCGCCCCACCGGTCCGGCAGATCGCCGAGGAACATGCGCTGGAGGACCTGCAGGAACAGCGCTGCGGTGATGACGACGCCGAGCAGGCCGATGCCTGCGAGCCATGGATAGACCGCGAAGGTGCCGACGAAGATCTGGAACTCGGCGATGAACCCGGCCAGCCCGGGCAGCCCGAGGCTTGCGAAGGCGGCGACGACGGTGGCCGCGGTCATGCGGGGCGCGCGGGCGGCCAGGCCACCGTAGTCGGCGATCTCGTAGCTCTGGCCCCGCTGCCAGATGCTGCCGCTGATCAGGAACAGCGCGCCGGTGATCAGGCCGTGGGCGACCATCTCCACCACCGCGCCGGTGAGTGCGAGGGTCTGGGCATCGCGGTCGCCCAGGCCGATGGCTGCGGCGCATGCGGAGACGCCGAGGATGGTGTAGCCCATGTGGTTGACGCTGGTGTAGGCGATCCGGCGCTTGAGGTTGGGTTGGCCGAGGGCGACCAGGGCCCCGTAGACGATGGAGACCACGGCGATGACGGCGAGGGGGAAGGCGAACCGCTGGTACTGCTCGCCCATCATCTGCAGCATGATGCGGATGAAGCCGTAGGTCCCGAGCTTCAGCAGGACGCCGGCAAGGATCGCGGAGGCCGGTGCAGGTGCGTCGACGTGGGCTGGCGGCAACCAGGTGTGCACCGGGACCAGCGGGGTCTTGACGCCCAGACCGATCGCGAACCCCCAGAACGCGAGGGCCCCGAGCAGGCCGCTGCCGGCCAACGGCTGGCTGGCGATGAGGGTGGGGATGTCGAAGGTCCGCGGGTCGGTCGCCAGGTACAGCGCGAGGATGGCCAGCAGCATCACCAGCGACCCGGCGAGGGTGTAGATGAAGAACTTCAGCGCCGCCCGCCGAGCGTTGCCATGGCCCCACACCCCGATCAGGAAGTACATCCCGACCAGCGACAGGTCGAAGAAGACGTAGAACAGGAACAGGTCCAGGGCGAGGAAGACGCCGAGCGACACCGCTTCGAGGAACAGCATCCAGGCGTAGTACTCGTGCCCGCGGCCGCGCAGGTCGGTCGGATACGCCGTGGATGCGGCGAAGATCAGCGCCGACATCACCGCGAGCACCAACGACATGCCGTCGATGCCCAGCTTGTAGGTCACTCCGAGGGAGGGGATCCAGGGGGCCTGTTCGATGAGTTCGAACCCGCCGTTGCCGTCGAACTGTGTCCACACGACGATCAGCAGCAGCAGCGGTACCGCGGCGATGCCGGTGGCGACCCCGCGCTGCGTCGGCTCCGACGTGCGGCGCAGGGTGAGCATGGCGACCGCACCGAGGAGCGGCATGAGGATGGATGCGGTGAGCACTGATGGGCCTCCGTGTGGCCGTCAGGTGTCGAGGAGGGCGCCGATCAGGACGACCAGCCCGATGACGGCGATGACGTAGTAGTGGTGGGCCAGACCCGTCTGCACGCGACGGGCCTGGGTGCCGGCGGTGCCGATCCGCTCCGCGATGGCCTCGACCGCACCGTCGACGCCGCGGTCATCGCCCATACGGGAGATGTCACCGATCCAGGTCGTGGCGGCGGCGATGGCGGACACGATGCCGTCGACCCCGAGCTCCAAGGTCCGGGTGACCCCGCGGGACGCGGCCCGTGCAGCGGCGACGACGGTGCGGACGGCGCCGTCGACGACCCGGTCGTCGAACCGCGGGAGCGCCGATGTCAGCGCTCCTGCGGCCCGACCGACGAGGCGGGCTGGCAGATCCAGGACGGCATCGTCGAACCGGGCTGCGGCAGCTGCCGAGGCCAGGACGGGGGTGACGACCAGGCGCTGAGCCGCCGTCGTCGCACCGAACCAACCTGCTGCGGCATCGGCCAGGCGGTGGGGGAGGACGTCGCCGTCCCGCCGGACCGCCCACACCGCGACCGCAGCGCCGAGGATCACCAGCCCCACTGCCAGCGCCAGCTCCCAGAGATGGCCTGCTTCGATCGGGCTGCCGACCAGCCGCTCGACGACCGCACGAGCCCCGGGCAGCCACAGCACCCCGAGGGCTGCGGAGGCCACCGCCAGCAGGACGATCACCACCACCTCCACCCGATGTGGATGCGGCCCGGCATGGTGCGTGACGGATGCGGCCCGGTCGCGGCCGAACGCCAGCAGGTGCAGCCGCAGCGCGTACACCGCCGACAGCAGACCCGCCAGGAACGCGAGAACCCCCATGACCGGGCCGGCGGTGACGGTGGCGGCGACGATCTGCTCCTTGGTCCACGCCGCGCCCAGCGGCGGGGCGGCGGCCAGCGCCAGCGCACCGACCGCCGCGGCGACCGCCACCGTCGGCATGCGGCCGCCCAGCCGCCAGCGACGCACGTCCCCGGTGCCCGTCGCCGACATCCCCACGCCGATGGCGAGGAACAGCTGGGACTTCAGCAACGCGTGGGCGGCGAGGTGCGCCACCGCCGCACCCGGGGCGCCCACCCCGACGGCGGTGAACATCAGCCCGTACTGCGCGGCGGTGGAGGCGGCGAGGATCCGCTTGCCGTGGACCTCACCGAGCGCGACCACACCACCGATCAGCGCCGTGGCCAACCCGACCGCCGTGACCACCGGTCCGAACCAGCCCACGGTCGCAAGCGATGGACCGAGGACGATCAGGGCGTAGGCTCCCGCAGCGACCATGGTCGCGGAGTGCAGCAGCGCCGACACCGACGTCGGTCCCGCCATGGCTGAGAACAGCCATGGCGAGAAGGGCAGCTGGGCCGACTTCGACATCGCCGCAAGCAGGACGCCGCCGGCCACGACGTCGAGCATGGGCCGGGGGACGTCACCGATGGCGTCGTAGGCGAACGATCCGGTCGTGGCGAAGGCGGCCCCGGCCGCGACGATCAGGCCGATGCTGCCGACGCGGGTGGCGTTGAAGGCGTGCGCGGCCTTGCCGACCGCATCGCGGGAGTTCCAAGCCGAGCCGATCAGCGCCCAGGAGCAGACGGCGACGAGCTCCCAGC
The nucleotide sequence above comes from Euzebya pacifica. Encoded proteins:
- a CDS encoding tetratricopeptide repeat protein, which codes for MTALGRSSRMARPLLVAIAVLVLLGAAGLGLWAATDSPTATPEQQVMTIAASLRCPTCQGLSVADSAAPIAVSMREIITEQVAEGRTPEEIRGYFVARYSEWILLSPSTDGLGWLVWGLPVMAVLGGAGVAVSFTRRRPTAVSAADRMHASELVTLHGEGRLALPQTPAGERLDAALDLATEVVEGGDATSDAHHAALTRVAAAIAAQRRGSTAPTTVARRGRAAIVGTSVRGDAPVRRRLAWAGGTVAFGVFVTGLLAINLAPRGDGELPTGNLPVAAPAGPNATAEIDALRAAVDQDPSDLPARLDLAAQLIQVGDSGGARTQARAVLDQAPDHPDGLLLLGLSLTTDGSPVAPQTLQRFLDAAPADHPGIPLARSLLESQ
- a CDS encoding complex I subunit 4 family protein; translated protein: MLTASILMPLLGAVAMLTLRRTSEPTQRGVATGIAAVPLLLLIVVWTQFDGNGGFELIEQAPWIPSLGVTYKLGIDGMSLVLAVMSALIFAASTAYPTDLRGRGHEYYAWMLFLEAVSLGVFLALDLFLFYVFFDLSLVGMYFLIGVWGHGNARRAALKFFIYTLAGSLVMLLAILALYLATDPRTFDIPTLIASQPLAGSGLLGALAFWGFAIGLGVKTPLVPVHTWLPPAHVDAPAPASAILAGVLLKLGTYGFIRIMLQMMGEQYQRFAFPLAVIAVVSIVYGALVALGQPNLKRRIAYTSVNHMGYTILGVSACAAAIGLGDRDAQTLALTGAVVEMVAHGLITGALFLISGSIWQRGQSYEIADYGGLAARAPRMTAATVVAAFASLGLPGLAGFIAEFQIFVGTFAVYPWLAGIGLLGVVITAALFLQVLQRMFLGDLPDRWGDWTDVGRVETASLAVLLALVIVIGVYPRWLLSPIESATRAMGG
- a CDS encoding NADH-quinone oxidoreductase subunit N, whose translation is MDMAAAAGEVVPEIVLLAGAVVVLITALFTPRRLQHHAPWLSLIVIGVAAATTVPQLGAVQRIGFFDTYALDGTAVVGKLIVLAVAAITVGLTTEWFRSDDRAGELQTMLLFATLGAVLLAGAADLMELVLGLLLSSVTGYVLAAYHRQSKESGEAAIKYYLLGALTNALMLVGVVLLFGLGTTTTYPGLSQTLPGADPLGVLAGTGLLLLGMAFKVGAVPVHPWVPDVAEGAPAPAAAFLLTAPKVGGIIAIARIAALLADAPVGWRPAIALIAAATMTLGNLAALWQTDVRRLLGWSAVSQTGYALMAPVALGRSDLAIPSLLLFLAAYAAANLAAFGVVVELRGRTDLADYAGLARTRPWLFTGLVIAFLSMVGIPPLGGFAGKLALFAATIDAGYTWLAVLAVINSVISLAYYARVLGPGYFEPAPGPVPVLGTSAAVATGIAVVATVATGVVAEPLLRTFTDALLLP
- a CDS encoding proton-conducting transporter membrane subunit, encoding MIAAAILLPVLGGAVLWPLGVRIAPRRRRGALGAAAVGLLAASLTAAAVAAVTDGRLDVVWSAQLSLTFTADGVAGIVAVLVPAVAIVVTAYASVHEDVGGLPRLLGLMVAFTGAMQLVVLAADLLALTIGWELVAVCSWALIGSAWNSRDAVGKAAHAFNATRVGSIGLIVAAGAAFATTGSFAYDAIGDVPRPMLDVVAGGVLLAAMSKSAQLPFSPWLFSAMAGPTSVSALLHSATMVAAGAYALIVLGPSLATVGWFGPVVTAVGLATALIGGVVALGEVHGKRILAASTAAQYGLMFTAVGVGAPGAAVAHLAAHALLKSQLFLAIGVGMSATGTGDVRRWRLGGRMPTVAVAAAVGALALAAAPPLGAAWTKEQIVAATVTAGPVMGVLAFLAGLLSAVYALRLHLLAFGRDRAASVTHHAGPHPHRVEVVVIVLLAVASAALGVLWLPGARAVVERLVGSPIEAGHLWELALAVGLVILGAAVAVWAVRRDGDVLPHRLADAAAGWFGATTAAQRLVVTPVLASAAAAARFDDAVLDLPARLVGRAAGALTSALPRFDDRVVDGAVRTVVAAARAASRGVTRTLELGVDGIVSAIAAATTWIGDISRMGDDRGVDGAVEAIAERIGTAGTQARRVQTGLAHHYYVIAVIGLVVLIGALLDT